AAACGACGTCGTCGTTGGAGTTGCAGCTTAAGAAGCGGAACGAGGAGTTGGAGGAGGAGCTGAGCCAGAGCAAGGAGAGGGAGGAGCACGTGAGGCGCCAACTCCGCGCCGCACTGGATCGCCTCACCGTGGCGGAGGAAGCGGAGGAGCGCCTCTGCGCCCAGCTCGGTGACCTCGAAGCCGAGGCGCTGCAGCAGGCGCGTGAGTACCACGCTCGCATCGTTTCGCTCGTCGACCAGCTTTCTCAAGCGCACTCTCTCCTCCTCAACACCCCCATTCCCCTTCATTCTCGCTCTTAAATcaatcttcttctcttttcttctctcatGTGCTTGTTGCTTTCACGTCTACGACGGTACGtcgtgtgtaaaatttgatcatgtatagggtttttttttttcttccttcaagtgTGTTTCTTGGGAGATAATCTTTGTTTGGGGTATGATTGAACACTAAATATCAACACTTCTCCCATGGGGAATTTGAACTTTGATTCTCTATGTTGTGGGAGACTAATCCTTCTGCGCTAGATTCGACCTGTTCCTGGTGGAGTTTGACTTCTCTGCTGTATCTTTCCTTTATCAGCTGTGTTGCTTGGTGCATCTTTGAAACGATAtcgtttttatgatttttaaaatttaattataatcataaatattaatataactgTTACGCAGAAAGAGAAAACTTGAAAAAAGACATCAGAAAAAGTCACATCCTCCATGATAATAGGGTTTGATTTGTTTGCAGGTTTCATTTCTGGAATATTGTGTAGAACTGTGGATGTAGATTACTGTCTTGATTAATATCATTTCTGGATTCTGTGAATTTTtagattggtaaaaaaaaaaaagcttttaaaatagaatataacACTAAAACACGCACAAACTAATTTCTactcaaattttttataataaattaaccaAAAGAAATATGTTGCttctcaattttaattaattatgatccATCTCAAACACATGAAAGCATGGAAAAAGAGAAGTTAAATGAAAGAGCCGAAAGGATTTTTAGGTTTGGAATTGGAAGAATTAAGATAGAGACAAATTTGTATATCTCTCTGTtcggttgattttgttttgtaatttggggtgttaaattaattaccacatttttttttcctttttggcacagataaaaaaaaaaccattttgtttaaattcttttattaactGTGAAATTTGAGAGCATTCCTAGGTTTTACAACTGATGCAGTGATTCTTTTCttctatatatttcaatttacaaATTAAGATTGAATGCtcgtatttttttctttcttttttttatcaactattGAATGCTCGTATATACCTAGTTAGTGCGGATTTAGTGTCAAACcagaatataataaattaataatgggaATCATGAACTTAAGGCCTAAGAGTGTTCAACACCCATTTTTAATACTTACGTATAGTTCAATGTTAATTATGACACGTTTGGTTTGCAGGATTTACggttttcatatattttatgtttttttatatagtggtttctgtttttagttcttacaatttttttttccctgtAATATGCAATATAATGACAGTTGTTTTGCTTCCCGCAGTAACACAGAGACTAGAAACATAATCTATTTTATGTTGTAGAGCTGTAAAATTAGAGCGGAAACTAAAGACAAAATATGGTTATATTTGaaaggattaaaaacaaaaattagtatattttataagaatataaaaagcaAAAACACTATATTTATAGAGATATAAAACATGACGGTTCATAACGAACACAAATGAGGTGACGACAACATTGAAGGAAtcagaaataaaacaaatgcagagacaaacaaacaaaaaaatgcattaaTATTGTATGtttcttaagaaaatattaaatgttaagATGTACtatgttgtttttcttttttccaactGAGTACGAACTTTAGGCAAATTAATGTAATAGATAACGAACAGAAATTATACAcgacaaaaaaatgaaagttgttaagatgaaaagaatgataatttttaaatttattatcttgtaCGTTGAGGTTCAATTACATTTCATGTTTGTCTCATGccacaatattttaaattaaaatatacaattattatgattactaataataaataacaatgtTTATTGACTTTAATTATATcttttacataatatatatgttaatatatttatattcataaaattataacgTTAGAAATTTATATActcatattaaataataaataccgTAGACTTAATAAGTATCAGACTAAACTAAGGTTAAGTTAATTAACCCGTGTCACAGaagattcttattttttaaaatagcatGCATTATATTCACTTGAGATAAATTAGTTTAAACTTAATAAGATCATTATATATCAACACTAAAGTTGTCATTTTGAATATTCAATAGAACCATACACC
The genomic region above belongs to Glycine max cultivar Williams 82 chromosome 14, Glycine_max_v4.0, whole genome shotgun sequence and contains:
- the LOC100804573 gene encoding protein RESPONSE TO LOW SULFUR 3, with the translated sequence MIMGIGDKKKKTNTRECETTSSLELQLKKRNEELEEELSQSKEREEHVRRQLRAALDRLTVAEEAEERLCAQLGDLEAEALQQAREYHARIVSLVDQLSQAHSLLLNTPIPLHSRS